One genomic segment of Bacillus kexueae includes these proteins:
- a CDS encoding energy-coupling factor transporter transmembrane component T family protein, whose protein sequence is MLNSMIIGKYVPGQSIIHRMDPRAKLLFVFLFVFVVFLANNPLTYALLGGYTLAIILLTRLPIRFLVNGLKPILWIILFTFLLHVLFTKEGTVLFSIGFLDIYDIGVQQGVFITLRFIYLIIITTILTLTTTPIEITDGLETLLGPFKKWKFPVHELALMMSISLRFIPTLMEETDKIMKAQMARGTDFTSGSVKSRLQAIIPLLVPLFISAFKRAEDLATAMEARGYKGSEGRTKLRQLNWHSRDTFVLASFTMVTILLFLLRS, encoded by the coding sequence ATGTTAAATAGTATGATTATCGGAAAATATGTACCAGGACAATCGATCATCCATCGCATGGACCCACGTGCAAAGCTTCTTTTTGTCTTTTTATTTGTTTTTGTCGTCTTTTTAGCCAATAATCCCCTTACGTATGCTTTATTAGGAGGCTATACGTTAGCTATCATCTTGTTAACAAGACTTCCAATTCGATTTTTAGTGAATGGATTAAAGCCCATTTTGTGGATTATTCTATTTACTTTTCTCTTGCATGTCTTGTTTACGAAAGAGGGAACAGTACTTTTCTCGATTGGTTTTTTGGATATATATGATATAGGGGTTCAACAAGGTGTTTTTATAACACTTCGGTTTATATATTTGATCATCATTACGACAATTTTGACATTAACTACGACACCTATCGAAATTACAGATGGGTTAGAAACGTTGCTAGGGCCGTTTAAAAAGTGGAAATTTCCCGTACATGAGTTAGCCTTGATGATGTCTATTTCGCTTCGGTTCATCCCAACCTTAATGGAAGAGACAGATAAAATCATGAAGGCGCAAATGGCAAGGGGAACGGATTTCACATCTGGTTCTGTGAAATCACGCCTTCAGGCCATCATCCCTCTTTTAGTTCCGCTGTTTATTAGCGCGTTTAAGCGAGCGGAGGATTTAGCAACAGCTATGGAGGCAAGAGGGTATAAAGGGAGCGAAGGAAGGACGAAACTGCGTCAGTTAAACTGGCATAGTCGAGACACGTTCGTTTTAGCTTCGTTTACCATGGTAACGATTCTATTGTTCTTACTACGCTCATAG
- the truA gene encoding tRNA pseudouridine(38-40) synthase TruA, with protein sequence MRIKCIISYDGSAFNGYQVQPNERTVQQELQLALKKLHKGKEIKVYASGRTDTSVHAQGQVIHFDTELHIPVEKWPIALNSLLPDDIVVLNAELVDDDFHARFNVKKKEYRYFVQTGATPNVFLRNYRHFISHQLNIEAMREAANYLIGTHDFTSFCSSKTEVEDKVRTIFSIDIIEEKNELVFCFIGNGFLYNMVRILVGTLIEVGMGKRKPEDMKKVLEAKNRSVAGKTVPGKGLFLWEVVYDN encoded by the coding sequence ATGAGAATCAAGTGCATTATTTCATACGATGGATCTGCCTTCAATGGATATCAAGTGCAACCGAATGAACGAACGGTTCAACAAGAGTTGCAACTAGCGCTTAAAAAGCTGCATAAAGGGAAAGAAATAAAAGTATATGCATCTGGGCGAACAGATACGTCCGTTCATGCACAAGGACAAGTCATCCATTTTGATACGGAATTACATATTCCAGTAGAAAAATGGCCCATCGCTTTAAATTCGTTGTTACCGGATGATATTGTTGTGCTGAATGCCGAATTAGTCGATGACGACTTTCATGCTCGGTTTAATGTAAAGAAGAAAGAGTATCGATATTTTGTGCAAACTGGTGCAACTCCGAATGTCTTTCTAAGAAATTATCGACACTTTATTTCGCATCAATTGAATATTGAGGCGATGAGAGAGGCAGCGAATTATTTAATAGGGACGCACGATTTTACAAGCTTCTGTTCAAGTAAAACAGAAGTAGAAGACAAGGTAAGAACGATCTTTTCGATTGACATTATTGAAGAAAAGAATGAACTCGTTTTTTGCTTCATAGGGAATGGCTTCCTTTATAACATGGTGAGGATTCTAGTAGGAACCCTTATCGAAGTAGGTATGGGTAAGCGAAAACCAGAAGATATGAAAAAAGTTTTAGAAGCTAAAAATCGAAGTGTTGCAGGGAAAACCGTTCCCGGAAAGGGATTATTCCTTTGGGAAGTTGTTTATGACAACTAA
- the rplM gene encoding 50S ribosomal protein L13 — MRTTFMAKANEVERKWYVVDAAGKTLGRLASEVASILRGKHKPIYTPHVDTGDHVIIINAEQIELTGNKLADKMYYRHSQHPGGLKSRTALEMRTNYPEKMLELAIRGMLPKGKLGRQMFKKLHVYRGSEHPHQAQKPEVYELRG; from the coding sequence ATGCGTACAACGTTTATGGCGAAAGCAAACGAAGTAGAACGTAAATGGTACGTTGTAGATGCTGCAGGTAAAACTTTAGGTCGTCTTGCAAGCGAAGTTGCATCTATCTTACGCGGTAAGCATAAACCAATCTATACACCACATGTTGACACTGGTGATCATGTAATCATCATCAACGCTGAGCAAATCGAATTAACTGGTAATAAATTAGCTGACAAAATGTACTACCGTCACAGCCAACATCCAGGTGGTTTAAAATCTAGAACAGCTTTAGAAATGCGTACAAACTACCCTGAGAAAATGTTAGAGCTTGCGATTCGTGGTATGCTTCCAAAAGGAAAGCTTGGACGTCAAATGTTCAAAAAATTACACGTATATCGCGGTAGCGAACATCCACATCAAGCACAAAAACCAGAAGTTTACGAACTTCGCGGATAA
- the rpsI gene encoding 30S ribosomal protein S9: MAQVQYYGTGRRKSSVARVRLVPGEGRIVINKRDIKEYIPTQALINDIKQPLVLTETEGNYDVLVNVTGGGFTGQSGAIRHGIARALLQADPEYRATLKRAGLLTRDARMKERKKYGLKGARRAPQFSKR; encoded by the coding sequence TTGGCACAGGTACAATACTACGGTACAGGTCGTCGTAAAAGCTCTGTTGCACGCGTTCGTCTAGTTCCTGGTGAAGGCCGTATCGTGATCAACAAACGCGACATTAAAGAATACATTCCGACTCAAGCATTAATTAACGATATTAAACAACCATTAGTGTTAACTGAAACTGAAGGTAACTACGATGTATTAGTTAACGTAACTGGTGGCGGTTTCACTGGTCAATCTGGAGCAATTCGTCACGGTATCGCTCGTGCTTTATTACAAGCTGATCCAGAATATCGTGCAACATTAAAACGCGCTGGTCTATTAACTCGTGACGCTCGTATGAAAGAGCGTAAGAAGTACGGACTTAAAGGCGCTCGTCGTGCTCCACAGTTCTCAAAACGTTAA